The Paraburkholderia agricolaris genome includes the window GCGCAAGCTGGCGTCGAGTGCCGCGTAGGCGCCGGTTACTCCGCCGCCCACGATCACGATGTCGAAGGTTTCACTGCCGAGGCGGTCGAGCTGCTCGCCGCGCACCATGCGCAGGGGCTCGGTGCCGGTCATTTCGGCGCGTTCTTTCGAGGCCTTTCTGGATGGAATAAACAACATGTGTATCAGTCCCCACAACCATTATCAAATGCGCTTGCATGAGCAAGTTCGGCCTCGACCCTTGCCTGCCACGAGGCGCGCCGCTTCGCGCGCGCGCCTGAGTCCGCCGACGGCTCGAACACCGCGTCGGTGACGGTAGTGGCGCGGGCCTGCTGCAACGAATCCCACAGCAATCCCGACGAACCAGCGAGAAACGCGATGCCACGCAGGCTCGCGCGGTCGCTTTCATGCATGCGCCGCACCGGCATGCCGCTCAGATCGGCCTGAATTTGCAACAGGGTGTCGCTGCCCGACAGGCCACCGCCGACCACCAGTTCGGAGGCTTCGACATCCGCGATCGCCTGGTTCGCGTCGATGCACAACGCCACCGAATGCGCGATGCCTTCGAGAATCGCGTAGGCGATTTCGGCTTGCGTCGTGGCGATGGAAATGCCGCACAGCGAAGCGCGCGCATTCGGTTGCAATTGCGGCACGCGCAGGCCGGTCAAGGCAGGCAGGAAGGTCACGCCGCGCGCCGAGTTCACCGTTGCGGCGAGCGCGCTGATCTGGGCGGGATTGTCGAACCAGTGCAATTTCTCGCAGATCCAGTTCAGCGCCGAGCCTGTAGTCGCGACGAAGGTTTCGAGCGAATAATGCGAGACGTTGTGCTGGCGGCGCGCGGTCATGGTCAGCGTGCCGTCGTGCGAAGTCCCTGTGACGGGTGGAATCTGCGTGCCCACCAGCAGATCGACGAAACTGCCGGTGCCGTGGACACACATCGACTGGCCGCGATCGAGACAGCCCAGTCCCACGGCGCCCGCGAGCTGATCGCCCGCACAGGCGAGAATCGGCACGTCGATGCCGAGCAGGTCGGCGCGAGTTCGGCCGAATTCATCGGCATCCTGACGAAGTTCCGGCAACAGGGTCTGCGGGAAGCCGAGCGCATCGATCCAGTCGAGACAATAGCGGTGCTCGGCCAGCAGATAGGCGCTCGCCGAGGTCGCGTTGGTCGGCGTCGTCACACAAACGCGTTCGTTCGACAGATGCCAGAGCAGCCACGTGTCGATCGTGCCGAACGCGAGGCGGCGCTCGCGCTGGGCCAGGATCACAGAAGGTGTCTTTTGCAGGTGATGGGCCGCCCACAGATAGGGCGAGCGCACACCGGCAGGACGTCCCACGCGTTCGATCAGTGTGCTGTCCCACTTCGCGGCCAACCGGTCCAGTTCGCTTGCGTGGCGTGTGTCCTGCCACACCATTGCGGGCACCAGCGCGCGGCCGGTGTGGGTGTCCCACAGCACGGCAGTGGCGCGTTGCGTCGCAATGGCTAACGCGACCACGTTCAACTGCTCGCTTGCCGCGCGAGCCAGCGTCGCGCGGCACACGGCGAGGGTTTTCTCGAGGATGGCGTTCGCGTCCTGCTCGACGACGCCCGGCCGCGGGCTGTCGACACTGAGCGGCAGATACTCCAGACAGGAGACCTGTCCGTCTGCGTCGACGACTGCCGCGCGCGTGCCGGACGTCCCCTCGTCGATGGCGAGAATAACGTTTCGATTACGGGTCATTGCTGGGATTTCTCGATTGCCGGGGTCATGAATGCGGATGCTTGCTCAGCGTCGCC containing:
- a CDS encoding FGGY family carbohydrate kinase, whose translation is MTRNRNVILAIDEGTSGTRAAVVDADGQVSCLEYLPLSVDSPRPGVVEQDANAILEKTLAVCRATLARAASEQLNVVALAIATQRATAVLWDTHTGRALVPAMVWQDTRHASELDRLAAKWDSTLIERVGRPAGVRSPYLWAAHHLQKTPSVILAQRERRLAFGTIDTWLLWHLSNERVCVTTPTNATSASAYLLAEHRYCLDWIDALGFPQTLLPELRQDADEFGRTRADLLGIDVPILACAGDQLAGAVGLGCLDRGQSMCVHGTGSFVDLLVGTQIPPVTGTSHDGTLTMTARRQHNVSHYSLETFVATTGSALNWICEKLHWFDNPAQISALAATVNSARGVTFLPALTGLRVPQLQPNARASLCGISIATTQAEIAYAILEGIAHSVALCIDANQAIADVEASELVVGGGLSGSDTLLQIQADLSGMPVRRMHESDRASLRGIAFLAGSSGLLWDSLQQARATTVTDAVFEPSADSGARAKRRASWQARVEAELAHASAFDNGCGD